In the Vulpes lagopus strain Blue_001 chromosome 16, ASM1834538v1, whole genome shotgun sequence genome, one interval contains:
- the GRK1 gene encoding rhodopsin kinase GRK1 — protein sequence MDFGSLETVVANSAFIAARGSFDGSSGPSSRDRKYLAKLKLPPLSKCEGLRESLDLAFQSVCSEQPIGKRLFQQFLGADERHVPALELWKDIEDYDTADDDLRPQKARAILAEYLDPQAKLFCSFLDEGVVAKFREGPTASEDGLFQPLLQATLEHLSQAPFQEYLGSLYFQRFLQWKWLEAQPTGEDWFLDFRVLGKGGFGEVSACQMKATGKLYACKKLNKKRLKKRKGYQGAMVEKKILAKVHSRFIVSLAYAFETKTDLCLVMTIMNGGDIRYHIYNVNEESPGFQEPRAIFYTAQIISGLEHLHQRGIVYRDLKPENVLLDDDGNIRISDLGLAVELKDGQTKTKGYAGTPGFMAPELLRGEEYDFSVDYFALGVTLYEMIAARGPFRARGEKVENKELKQRVLSEAIKYPDKFSQVSKDFCEALLEKDPEKRLGFRDGTCDGLRASPLFKDINWRQLEAGMLTPPFVPDSRTVYAKNIQDVGAFSTVKGVIFDKADTEFFQEFATGNCSIPWQEEMIETGVFAELNVWRADGQMPDDMKGIAVEEAAPASKSGMCLVS from the exons ATGGATTTCGGTTCCCTGGAGACGGTGGTGGCCAACTCCGCCTTCATTGCCGCCCGGGGCAGCTTCGATGGGAGCAGTGGCCCATCTTCTCGAGACAGGAAGTACCTGGCTAAGCTCAAGTTGCCTCCACTGTCCAAGTGTGAGGGCCTCCGGGAGAGCCTGGACCTGGCATTCCAAAGTGTGTGCTCAGAGCAGCCCATCGGCAAGCGGCTCTTCCAGCAGTTCCTGGGGGCTGATGAGAGGCATGTGCCAGCTCTGGAGCTCTGGAAGGACATCGAGGACTATGACACTGCAGATGACGACCTCCGGCCACAGAAGGCCCGGGCCATCCTGGCTGAGTACCTGGACCCCCAGGCCAAGCTCTTCTGTAGCTTCCTGGATGAGGGGGTAGTGGCCAAGTTCCGGGAAGGGCCCACGGCAAGTGAGGATGGGCTGTTCCAGCCCCTGCTGCAGGCTACCCTGGAGCACCTGAGCCAGGCGCCCTTCCAGGAGTACCTGGGCAGCCTGTACTTCCAGAGGTTCCTGCAGTGGAAGTGGCTGGAGGCCCAGCCTACGGGGGAGGACTGGTTCCTGGACTTCAGGGTCCTGGGGAAAGGTGGTTTCGGGGAGGTGTCTGCCTGCCAGATGAAGGCGACTGGCAAGTTGTATGCGTGTAAGAAGCTCAACAAGAAAAGACTCAAGAAAAGGAAGGGGTACCAG GGTGCTATGGTGGAGAAGAAGATTCTAGCAAAGGTACACAGCAGGTTTATAGTCTCTCTGGCCTATGCATTTGAAACCAAGACTGACCTCTGTCTGGTGATGACCATCATGAATGGAGGCGACATAAG GTACCACATCTACAATGTGAATGAGGAGAGCCCTGGCTTCCAGGAGCCACGTGCTATCTTCTACACAGCCCAGATCATCAGTGGCCTGGAGCACCTGCATCAGAGGGGCATTGTCTACCGAGACCTCAAGCCTGAGAACGTACTTCTGGATGATGATG GCAATATCCGAATTTCTGACCTTGGTCTGGCTGTGGAGCTGAAGGACGGGCAGACCAAGACCAAGGGCTATGCAGGGACCCCAG GCTTCATGGCCCCTGAGCTCTTGCGTGGTGAGGAGTATGACTTTTCCGTGGATTACTTTGCTCTGGGGGTCACACTGTATGAGATGATCGCAGCCAGAGGACCCTTCCGTGCCCGAGGAGAGAAG GTAGAGAACAAGGAGCTGAAGCAGCGGGTCCTCTCGGAGGCCATCAAGTACCCAGACAAGTTCAGCCAGGTCAGCAAGGACTTCTGTGAGGCACTGCTGGAGAAGGACCCTGAGAAGCGCCTGGGGTTCAGAGATGGGACATGTGATGGGCTCCGCGCCAGCCCCCTCTTCAAGGACATCAACTGGAGGCAGCTTGAGGCTG gGATGCTGACGCCCCCCTTTGTACCAGACTCACGGACCGTCTATGCCAAGAACATCCAGGACGTGGGCGCCTTCTCCACGGTCAAGGGTGTCATCTTTGACAAAGCCGACACAGAGTTCTTCCAGGAGTTCGCGACGGGCAACTGCTCCATCCCCTGGCAGGAGGAGATGATCGAGACAGGCGTGTTCGCAGAGCTGAATGTGTGGCGCGCTGATGGGCAGATGCCTGATGACATGAAGGGGATCGCCGTGGAGGAGGCAGCCCCAGCGTCCAAGTCAGGGATGTGTCTGGTTTCCTAA